A single region of the Streptomyces sp. NBC_00425 genome encodes:
- a CDS encoding TIGR03086 family metal-binding protein, translating to MTDTTIPFDLGPQAAVVARLAEAVRDDRLDDGTPCPGCAVRNLLGHLTGLAVAFRDAARKDLGPTTDTPPDAAAPDVGPGWREELAKALDALAEAWRDPAAWTGMTRAGGVDLPGAVAAAVAADELVIHGWDLARATGQAYEPDPAALAAAHAFLAGAVDPATGNGVFGPVVPVPDDAPLLDRALGLSGRDPGGPGRP from the coding sequence ATGACCGACACGACCATCCCGTTCGACCTCGGCCCCCAGGCCGCCGTCGTGGCGCGCCTCGCGGAGGCGGTCCGCGACGACCGGCTCGACGACGGGACGCCCTGCCCCGGCTGCGCCGTCCGGAACCTGCTGGGGCACCTGACCGGCCTCGCCGTGGCCTTCCGCGACGCCGCCCGCAAGGACCTGGGCCCCACCACCGACACCCCGCCCGACGCCGCCGCGCCCGACGTCGGCCCCGGCTGGCGCGAGGAGCTCGCCAAGGCGCTCGACGCCCTCGCCGAGGCCTGGCGCGACCCCGCCGCCTGGACCGGCATGACCCGCGCCGGCGGCGTGGACCTGCCCGGCGCGGTCGCGGCCGCCGTCGCCGCCGACGAGCTGGTGATCCACGGCTGGGACCTGGCCCGGGCCACCGGCCAGGCGTACGAGCCCGACCCCGCGGCGCTGGCGGCGGCGCACGCCTTCCTCGCCGGCGCGGTCGACCCCGCCACCGGGAACGGCGTCTTCGGGCCCGTCGTCCCCGTCCCCGACGACGCGCCCCTGCTCGACCGGGCGCTGGGACTCAGCGGACGCGATCCGGGAGGGCCGGGCCGGCCGTAG